Genomic DNA from Eleutherodactylus coqui strain aEleCoq1 chromosome 8, aEleCoq1.hap1, whole genome shotgun sequence:
tcgcagcaacgcgcgacgggtaagctagtaaatatatataatatgatgtgttccccgaaaataagccctagttaactacatggggggggggggggggggacgaccatcaatactcacctggcccacgGCGTCTGAGTCCCTCGCGCTGGCTTCCAGCGCTGCAACATGCTTTAGTCTGTTCTGCGCTGACatatcactctctttctggtgacagggctttgaataccctgcctccagcaagtgagtgctgagatcggatcaagcaccagccaatcagagccggcgctcgatcattcacagctattcagtgtatgacatcactgaatggctgtgattggttcatcgagcgccggcacTAATTGGCTTAGCCAGCGGCGCTcgtaatccaatcacagcacttgcttgctgaaggtggggtattcaaagccccgtcaccagaaagagagggaTATGTCAGCACAAAGGGCACTcaagcctgccgcagcgccggagGCCAGCGCGAGGAACTCAGACGCTGCGGGACATATGTATAAAGGAGAACtgttgggacccccagcaatcccaaATCTGAATactccatgtgaatggagcagtgatatACATGTATGACCACAGCTTGCTTCACTTCAGCACACACAGCAATCAAAGCCAAAGTTCCTGTTAAAACAATCCAAACTACGGTACTGCGATTATGTAGATGGTCCCACCTCCCTCTGTGGGATCTGCTCTGGTTCCTGAATACACTAGTATCTCCTGGACAGAATGTTGGACCTCCTGTAGGAGACCAGAGGTCCCGGTGGTCCAGCCTCTGACCCCTTTGGGTCACTATTGCAATCTGATATTGGGGGACTAATACGACATTTTACAAGttttaaaaatgtaagaaaattcTTCAAGGAATACTCAGTTCTGGGACAGCCTAATAATTCCTCTTAAATAGCCCTGTTCTGAAATCTGGGAGACGTGATACATGCCAAATTGTGAGCATGAATCAGCTTCTTTGTAACCTGTTCAGCATTAAGAATTCTAGGAATGTCCTTTATTAGGAAATGTGGTGTATATCAAACAGAGTGAATGGTGAGGCCTGTGGTCAGCCATGTGTAAGGGCACTGTTCATCCGGACAGAGTACAACAGCGTCTCTATACACTGTCCCTTATATGTCCTCGGGCTGCCAGGACTGGTGAATAGGGCGGACTTCAGGTACCTGCACCCCCAAAACATGCCTGCCGCTCTCTGACATCTCTTGTATTTGACATATTAGCTAAGGAGCCAAACAGTGAAAATCCCGAAGCACCTGCTGGACATGAACTACAATCCCTGCTCCTTAAGCAGGCCATACACGTGAGAGAATGGTGGCCCACAAATGGCTGATTTTGGATATTTTAAGCTGCCGTCGGCTGAAATTGTGTTCAGCCTGTTGGAAACTTTTGGCCAACTATGGGCGAATTTGCAAGATCATTCCATTTTGTCTAAACCTGTAAAATAAATAAGATATGCGTACTTGGCCTGCTCTCATTTCTCTGGTGCCCAGTTCCGCATTGGTCTTCACTTCCTGGAGCAAGTCATGTGACTGTGCGAGGACATGCATCGGGAAGCAAGACCAGCAGCGGACAGGCCAACTCGGCAACAGCAGTCTGTAGTCCGGTGAGGACAGCTTCTGTTCCACAGCTGTGTCCcccgtccaccccccccccccctcctttatcCCACCCCCCAAGAACTGTGTTACTTGTTGGCCAGTTTGGTGCGGCATTCTCCTGGTGGGATCCGTGACACGGATGATCCCACTGCCAGTCACAGTTTAATATGTATGTCCAGCTTTAgaatatatacaggtttccaaaAACAGCAGCCTGCATTCTGGTGCATTTCCAGGCCTAAGGTTGCTTCCCTTAAGACCATAACATTTGCTACAAATTCCACCTCCGGTAATGCAAGGTGTGATATCTATAGCAAAATCCTCCAACCTTAAAATTTGCACTTTATGCGTTTAATTTACTGTtaatttgcagcaaaatccatGGTAGAAAAATGCTTCTAGATGCAAAAGTAACCGCGCTGCGTGATACAGGTAGATCTCAAGAGAAGGGAAGGAGCACTTAAATCACACATCGGACCTTGATGTGTGAACACATATGCAGACTTTCACATGTGCTCAGTGTGAAGTTATTCTCATGAGTGTATGTGCAAAAGCACAGTGTATTTGCGCTCTTACAACGCGCTTTTGCATCTTTTTGTGCTTAttgctgcactttttgtgctcgcagggccatttcacatgggcgtaagatACACCGTGCCGTTATTTTGTTTTTAggctaatgagtttcagatgtgttctttttcctgtgcggTTATTGAGTGtgaatttgcgcacctcccaaagACCTCTAGAACTTTAGGTGTCCAAATGCACACACAAattgagcatgctgtgttttgggatttttttgcaCGCGTGAAAAAGACTggtaagaatgaacccattgaaatgtatgggttcTATTTCCTGCTTATTGCACCTGCCAATATGCacgcaaatacggtcatgtgaagagaGCTCTGACAATGGTGGACCTGCCAATTTTGGTGTTCCTTGGTGACTGTCAATCGAGCTGTATGGTGCCGAGCTGTGAGCACAGGTCCCATTACAGGATGTTGGGCCCTCGTGACGTCAGTTTGTGGCGGTCTGGTCAGAGACATGCATTTCGTAGGACTCTGggtgctcctcctgttcctcctcttgTAAAGGAGCAGATAACAGTCCTGATGTTGGGTTGATGCCCTTCTTTGTCCCTGTCCAGTTCTCCTTGTGTAACTGCCGTCTCTTGGTATCTGCTCTATGCTCTTGAGACTGTGCTGGGAGACGCAGCAAACCTTGTGACTGCACATATGGATGTCCCATCTTACTGGGACATACCTGTGCATACAGAGAGGCTGCAGATACCACCTTTTTGGGGGTTGTCTTGCTGTTCCTCTCCAGTCACCTGTTACCACTTTTctttgcaccaaagcaggtgaacAGGTTGATATCCCTGAATACTGtgatgatatagatatatatatataaattgcagGGGTTGCCAGAGTTTTGTCCGTGCTGGGTGTTCCGGAGGGATACACATATTGTACTAATTATTGAAGTGGACAACCCTTTTCATTAATACCAGTAGAGCCGGCTGTTACCTCACATCCTGCCTGTCTGGGTAGATCTGCACTTACAATGTAGTATTTATTTACTTGGACCATGTTCTGAATTCATGGGGGAGTAAAGAAACGTAATTCCAAAAAGATTGTGTTTAAAGAAAACTTATTGGCTCTTCCAGAATTGGCTTTGTGCTCTGGGAGTGAATTACCTCTCCTTAAATCTTCTGTTCTGTTCTTTTCTTGTAGGTCAGACAGCTCCTCAGGATGGTGGTATGTTGACGTGTATCGAACATCCGTTGAGACGGTGTCTGGTACTAGGCGGACTGCTCTAAAGCTGGACACACTCAACATGGGCCAGTGTGTCACTAAGTGTAAGAATCCTTCATCCACACTAGGCAGCAAGAATGGTGACCGGGAGGCTAACAAGTCCCATAAGAGAAGCTCAGGACACAAAGAAGAACACACGCCAGCAGGTGGGAAGGCCTCAAGTGACATTCTGGTCAACGGAACAAAAAAAGCGCAAGATGCCGCAGTAGAGCCCACTCATCCTCAGGCGCCCGCTGGCGAGGCAAAGAAGAAAGAACCAGGCATGGGAGCAGAGGTGTCGTCTTTGCAAAGAATCGAAGACTTGTTTAGGAGATACAAGGATGAACGGGAAgatgccatcttggaagaaggcATGGAACGGTTTTGCAATGATCTGTGTGTGGACCCTACAGAATTTAGAGTGCTAGTTTTAGCGTGGAAATTCCAAGCTGCCACCATGTGTAAATTTACTAGGTCAGTTTATTTTTGTTCTGATGGATTGAAAATGTATCGTAGTACCAGTTATTAATGCATGCATATATCTGAACTCTCCCAAACAAGTCTGGCTAATGGCAGGCAACATATATTCTGGCCTACAGCGCCACAGCAGGGAAGATGAAGCATTACATGTAGTGTTTTGACAAGCCTAATGGGATTAGTGACtgaaagaggtgcgttttttttatttcagtgcTTTTTCCCAGCCTgcacttgatcattcacagccattcagtgaatgaaatcactgaatggctgtgattggtttattgagttctggctgtgattgcctggTGCTCGGTCCAATcgcagcacttacttacacagtgctgacggcggggaaattcaaagctaagcagggagatgacagcggggagaattctgaaGCAGTTTGCCTCCCCtccggggagaccatcgtgctggggacacagacgccggctgggaggtaagtattgcatttttttttttgtttgttttttttttttttttttttttacctagtacatactcgagtcaataagttttcccagttttttgtggcaaaacctattgactcggcttatactctggTCGGCTAATAccagagtatatacggtagtctgttgttttttggttttttttgctctactacttgtatttttttcaaagatattacatttttttaaattattttttgccgccatcttctgcgcacaatagcttttttatttttttgtcgacatagttgtgcaagggctctttttttgtgagacgtcctgtagtttgcgttagtaccattttAGAATGCATACGACTCTTTGAtttgctttttattgtttttttcttggagatagggtaaCCAAAATGAATTTCTGGTgttctgtatttttttgtttctgaCTACATTCATGTTGCAGggaaaataatgtgttactttgatagaacagacttttactgacgcagcgatactaaatatatatttgtgtattattatttagatcttttattataaatatggcaaaaggttttaaacttttaattctttttttaatatattatatttttttttttattagtaaaactttatcgatcttatttttactttcttttttttttttttagtctccattgCATTACATTATGCTTTagtcgggcaggcagtctatcaagccaccccacaggcatggcttgataggcattctgccttgacagccctggggcctttcagaaggctccctgcgatctcattgcattggtggggtgggggtggggctgtaCGGGTGATTTAAATGCCATTTTCAgaatttgacagtggcatttcatTGGGTTGACAGCCCAATGAGCCGCATGCCTTATCGAAGCTGTTGCcactgggtgtcggctgtaagaaacagccagcgcccACTATGTATAGAGGAAGATCACcctcattatgtaactagccccccagtatataaGTGAGttggggctcctgtccacgggcatagcaATATCCCGCAGCAGATCGCCGCCGCAGGAACCGCCGCTGAGGAGCAGCGAAGAGCTGATGGCACTCacagctcaccgcggagaatcgtagcatgctgcgatttaaatcctatGGTTTGAATTGCTATGaccctccgctcgtggacagcagggctgcactttccatagtgtatggaaagcgttcactgcgttccccacggctgGATTATTGCTTCGGTGAAAAATCgcatgtggacaggcagccttagtgttaccttggttagttattcctttctatctgaacctTCCAGCCTGTTTCTAATCATGTGATTTCAATTCTGACCAGTCCAGATTTACTTGGTGGTTGTGCCGTCTGAAACTAATCTATTTTTCTATCAGTGTGATGCTGTTACGTGGATCCTACCCCAAAAACCGCATAGAGAGGAGCACAGACACTCCTGCCAGTTACTGATAACGAttgcacagctcctgtcacacaatttataatagaggagatcacagctcatcctcctgattgtatactCATGGTCTTTTAGCTtttttaggtgactatagaagggAATTCTAATTAAgctgtccccccagcaggcagaaatgttacagccTTCGCTAATGCTTTGCTGATGCCTCATAGATAGATGTGAATGTGGAACCAAAAATGTCACCATCAAGATGTTGCCTGGTGAGCGGTCTTAGGCTGTGCACAGCTTTATTCTGCACTAAGGAGCCTTGGTTATGCCAGAGGCAATCAATCTGTTCTTTTCTACATGATCCAATCCTGTCCAGTTTGGCCCGGTAGTCTAATTACATCTGGATCCTGGAGTTGACTGGCTGCCGTTTTATCCTCTTTATACTTGGCTGCACAGCAGATGTGATCAGACTGATGCCCATGATGTGGGCTGCACAGGAATGGCGGCTTTCTACACCCAGTTTTATTAGGAGCCACAACTGTATTTCTCTATTTTACTTGAATTTCTTAGTCCTCTAAGGCCGTCGTTGTGGGGTCACTTTCAATTATGTCAAATTATCTGTTTTGTGACTCTTTAAAGCGCTCCTGTCATTTCATCAAATGCAGAAATACATACTTGGGCTTGTAGCACTTGTGCCTCAGATTATGTAAGAACGGGATTTGGGGCACGCTGCTTTCCTGAAAAGTGCCCAAGAGCGTCTGCACTGCTATAATCCATATTCCGTGACCTGTCACCACCAGTGTTGTACATGTTGACACTTTCTTTCTCTTAGTTGCCTCCTGCATTTGACCAATAGGAGCGCTGCGCTGATCAGAGACCCCAAAtgcagacagacatggaggaaaGACATTGTCCCAGTAATGGCAGTCCGAGTGCACCAGCAAGGGCCCTTTTACCGATGCCTGACGGGTCACCCCAAAGAGAGtcattcctatgcttttacacagaagccatcatcgctagtgaatggaaggGAAGCGGGCCGGGGATTGGAACGGCCCACCGCCTCTATTCCTAATAAGCAAGCAGTCCTCCATAAGTGACTGCATGCAGGGAGAATCTGAACCAttgatcggcctgtgtaaaagggccccaacttTCACAAGGTCtcacagtaaggcctcctgcagacggctgggtcggatcccgctgcgagaattctgcagtaaacgcagtgttgaatagctgtgattggacgcatgcagtgctggctctgattggctcagccagctgTCACTTAACGGCACTTAGCCAATTGGAGCAATCggccggcttcacaaggtcccAACAACAgttgtgctgaaaacacagccaaaatgctggcataccgcatgccagcgctgctgaaatcgggcagaatctgcagtaaacgcagcgttgaaaaacgcaacgtttctgcaaacgcctgtgtgagggggaggctttaagggtgcattctcaGCAAGCAGTCCTCCATAAGTGATATAATAGCGAGTCTTGCCCGACATTCTAATGATCGACCCGATCGCGCAATGTGTGGGAGACCCCAGATCTGCATGTTTGATTACTGTGTGAGTctcgcacgaaaatagaacatactgtggtttattttttttttccgtctctcagcatcgctgtgagagaaaaattgcccgtgtaaatacacccattccAAATAATAGTTGTATTTtcatgcatctcgcaacgcacagaacttgcacgattttctcggctgtgtgaatgcaccctaacctcGTCAGTGTGGTCTCTACTCGGTCCAGCACTGTTATACTAGTGTGCACCGTGTAGGGACACTTCCTACGGACAAGAGGGTATAGTAACGCCCATTtgccaatttattcatacatattcaggaggagtaacagagcaATGGTGCTATGAAGGGTTCTAAGAAAGGATTCCGATTAATGAGGAATATGATACAAATATCCTGTATTCTTGTCTTGAAGCTGTTGGTAacaatatatactttttttgtttgtccaggaaAGAGTTTTTCGAGGGATGCAAGGCAATAAATGCGGACTGCCTGGAAGGGATCTGCAGCAGGTTTCCCAGCCTCTTGAATGAAGCCAAGCAGGAAGATAAGTTTAAAGATCTCTATCGCTTCACCTTTCAGTTTGGCCTGGACTCCGAAGAAGGGCAGCGGTCACTTCACCGGGAAATAGCCATCGCCCTCTGGAAGTTAGTGTTCACCCAGAACAAACCCCTCATTTTGGATGAGTGGTTAGACTTCCTAAGTGAGAACCCCTCAGGAATCAAGGGAATCTCCCGGGACACGTGGAACATGTTCCTAAACTTTACTCAGGTGATCGGACCCGACCTCAGCAACTACAGCGAGGATGAGGCATGGCCGAGTCTCTTCGATACCTTTGTGGAATGGGAAATGGAGAGAAGGAAAAAGGATGAGGAAACCAAATGTATTCGATCTTCAGGCACAGATTACATGAGCGTAGACGAGCAGACTTAGCACAGCGCCGGCGTCACTTCCCCGTCATCACATCTAGACTCTGGACTTTCCCTAGAAATTTAATGGAGAATccattttttgttgtgttttttttaactactttacACCTTTTTCTGCCTTGAATTCGAAAGGGCTCTAAATGCTGGTAACATGTTTCAGGCACTTTCTTAccatttttggttatttttagtttttttgttttaataggaATATTCTCTGACGGTGCCAGAAAGTGTTTCACCTTTATATTTCAGGTTTAACTGGCTCTAATTAAGTTAACTGAATGCTTGGAAATGGGTTTGGGGGATGACCGATGGGAGGGGATTGACCCATTTTATTTAATTTAAACCCTGttgatgtgtttttttggggggtagggcTTGCAGAGCAATGCATTGTGGGACATGCAGCAGCTGGTTGGTGTCAACTCTGCTTATTTCCATGTCCTGcacccttttttaattttttttttaatatatatatattttaaccccATTAGTGCCAAAGTGGCCTGCAGCTCACTGTATGCCAATCTGGCGCTTGAGGGTTTttgacagttaaaaaaaaaatgcagttcttCATGAACGTGCCAGGGTCGTGTTTTACTCGTAGATCCTGCGTCGATCAGGGCGGTCGCGTACTGTGTAGTGGTGTTTACATTGTTGGGGTTTTCAGAGTTGTGAAGCTTGTTCAGTGGGGTAAAAGGAGCACATTTCCTCCCAAAATCTATATCAGAGCATTAAGCTGATGTGCGGTAACTTGTTCTTtaagaaaaagatgaaaaaatatatacaaaaaacaaaaaattccagCTTTTTCTATTACCATGTATTCTCTTAAGTGAATCCCGCAGTGAAGGGTGGGCAGGCTTCGGCGGTCGTATTTTATTCTGCGTAGTTGTGCTGCTGTGTGATGGATGAGGCAGGACTAGAGGAATTACATTAGCTTGACATTTCTCGACTCGTTGGAAGCTGCGGGATCCTACAGTACAGAAGATGCTTCAGGGAGAGGCGGAAGAGATCGCTCCCAGCACCCCCAATTATAATATTATACACCTTATTACACCCGGTAGTTCTGCTTGTTGCCGTCATACGCTCGGTCAGGAAATCTCAGGCAACGGTTTGATGCTTTTACAGTAAATTGGCTATAGTTATTTCCATATTAAAGTGGATCGTGACCTTTTATCACCTTCTTATGTTTCAGTTCCAAATTCTGGGCTGATTAAGTTCCTAATTCTTCATAGTGGATCAAACTTTGTCATTCTGATacggagctccaaatcccctgcatggATATAGATGTAAGAGGACACAGTCACCTCTGGAGGAAGCTTACTTTATGGATGTattcacatgtagcggatttaaaattcgcacCCTGTGTCAGTttctgcacgggttttgtgcggattttttaaaatcttattCAGTTTGCTGCTCCCATAAATCTTGCAGATTTTGCATATGGAGGGTCTGCATGGGAGAATTTATGGCAAATCAATCCTGGgcatgttcacacatagtggagaAAATCGGTGCTAAAACCAGCACCAAAATTTTGGCGTGGCTCAGCAGCTGATTTCAatagaaggggtgaagtctgctggggATCCCCGTCAAGGTCCACATCAAAAACTGAAAATCCACACGAATGCCGCTATGGGTGAATGCACCCTTTGGGTTCTTTCCAGAGCTAAAGTGTTAATGACCTATCTGATGGGAGGCCGACCTCAATCACCCCTGCTGATCAGGGGCCATGATGTTTGGGACGGTGCTGTCATCGGTCATGTAGCCCATCTGCAGTACCAGATGCTGTAAAATGTTTGGCATGGTGCTTGTTCTACAGTAAGGAGACTAGAACTCTCATTTGagcaccgcaggtccttcaaacagctgatcagcggggcgCTGGGAGTCAGACCCACCCTcatcaccaatctgatattgatggcttagcttaacctcttaatgacaagTGACAATCA
This window encodes:
- the DCUN1D3 gene encoding DCN1-like protein 3; amino-acid sequence: MRGLHSRRTWSDSSSGWWYVDVYRTSVETVSGTRRTALKLDTLNMGQCVTKCKNPSSTLGSKNGDREANKSHKRSSGHKEEHTPAGGKASSDILVNGTKKAQDAAVEPTHPQAPAGEAKKKEPGMGAEVSSLQRIEDLFRRYKDEREDAILEEGMERFCNDLCVDPTEFRVLVLAWKFQAATMCKFTRKEFFEGCKAINADCLEGICSRFPSLLNEAKQEDKFKDLYRFTFQFGLDSEEGQRSLHREIAIALWKLVFTQNKPLILDEWLDFLSENPSGIKGISRDTWNMFLNFTQVIGPDLSNYSEDEAWPSLFDTFVEWEMERRKKDEETKCIRSSGTDYMSVDEQT